The genomic region TCGCGCACGATCGCCATGACTTCGCGATCGCCGCACAGGGCCAGGCGCGCTTCCCAATCCCGTCGCTGTTGGCTCCCGTCGGGGTTGCGATGCCATAAATAATATTCAAAACTTTGGGTTTCCCCGGTTTCGATGGCTATTTTAACGTGTTTGATGAATAAGTCGGCGACCCATTTCGGGATTAAGTCGTAAACACTTCTGCCGATAATTTGATTGGGAGGGGCGGCGAGATCGCTATCTTTTTCGGCTTTAAAGTCGAGATAAACCCCATCGATGCTAAAGCGAAACATTAAATCGGGAATGGCGTTGAGTAAGGCTCGATTTTTGGCTTCGCTGGCTTTGACGGCGGCGAGCGATCGCTTCAACTCCGCCAAGTCGCGCAAGCTGACTACCCGGGCGGGTTGTCCCCGGTAGGTGATGTCTTTGGCGCGCACTTCGCAGGGAAAAACGGTGCCGTCTTTTTTTAAGCCGATCGCCTCGAAGGGTTCGTCGGAGGGCGATCGCAGTCGTTCGCGGATGAGTGCTTGCCCTTCGGGAGTGGTCAGTTGCAAGACCGATCGCCCGATCAGTTCGCGCGCCGAATACCCGAATAAGGCTTCGGCGGCGGGATTGAGATCGACGAGGATCCCGTTTTGATGGAAGAAGACTGCTTCAAAGGTGGCATTGAAAAAGCTTTGCAAGCGTTCTTCACTGGCGCGTAGCTGCTCTTGCGCGAAGGCGCGATCGCTGATATCCATCACCAAGCCATCCCAAATAATGTTATCGCCCTCTTTTCGGGCTCGGGCGATTCCTTTGACCCATTTCAGGATACCCTTTGGGGTGAGTAAGCGCCCTTCCCAGTGCCAGGGTTCTAAGGTTTCGGCGGATCGAGCGACGGATTCGAGGTAACTGGCACGATCGTCGGGATGGATGGCGTCGGTGAGGACGTGAAAATCGGCTTGGATCTGTTCCGGTTCTAACTCGAACAGTTCCCGCGACCCGTCACTGGCGTAAATGACGGCTTGGGACCCGTCGGCGTGTTGGATAAATTGATAGATGAAACCGGGAACGTTGGCGGCAATTTGTTGCAAGCAGCGATCGTAATGGTTTTGAAGGGTCGAGATTTGTTGACGCGCTCGTTCTCGTTCTAACAAACTGCCGATACTGGCAGCCATCGTAATTAATACGGCTATTTCTTCGTCGGTCCACTGGCGACAGTGGTGACAGTCGTCAAAGCCGATCGCCCCCCAGAAGTCGCCGCGAATGCGAATCGGGACTAACAGCATCGATTGGGTGCGATCGCGCTCGAACAGCTCTCGGGTACTGGCGCTGAGGTTTTCGAGGGTGGCGGCGATCGGCTGACCGCAGCTTAGGCGATCGTACCAGTCTCGCAACTGCTCGGTTTCCACGGCCAGGTTTTCGACGAGACAGGCGCTCAGTTCGGACTGCAGACAAGGACGCACCCAGCCGAAACGTTGGGTCATGCAGCTTTGTTCGGTTTCCGGGTGGGGATGCGCTTCTAACAAGTAGACGCGATCGACTTGGGTCGCGGTGCCTAAAATTTGTAAGGCACTATCGATCGCCCGCTCGCGATCGTCGATGCTGAGCAGTTGATAATTGGCTTGGGCAATCCCTTGCAAGAGTTTGGCATGAGATAAAGTTTGTTGGCTTTGGCGTTTGTGGGGTTTGCCTCGAAATCCTTTTGGATGGGAACTCAGTTGCATCTTCACGGTTCTGTCCTCGTCAGGCTGCGGTCTCTCGCTCGTTCGACACGATCTAACTGTCTGGAGCGACCCCCCTAGCTCGCCATGATGGCCGCGTTCCGTGCTCCGGTTTGTGCGATCGCGATTGGGTGTCTCAGTGCAAGATTTTAAGCGCAATTTTGCTCGCGCGCGGTCTTCCCCTACATTGTCAGCTTTCTCATCGGCTTTGTTTTCACCCAATTGGGTGAACTGAACGCATGAGGTGATGCAGATTTCGGGACGAACGAAACCTATATATACTTAACTATGAATGCGCGGCTCGGGATGTAGGGTGGAAAGCAACTCACTTTCGACGGCGGCCAGTTCGTTCAAACGGGCGCTGACGCGATCGCGATCGAAGTAAGTCGTCGCCAGAATCCAATAGGTGCCGTAATGGCGCGCTTCCGACGCCATCAAACTTCGATAGAATTTCGCCAGTTCCGGATCGGGACAGTGGCTGGCGAGTAAGCCCAAACGCTCGTGACTGCGCGCTTCGATCGCCCCGGCGACCAGGAGGGAGTCTAAGAGGCGATCGGGTTCTTGCGGGCGAATTTGGGCTTTGAGTCCGGCGGCGTAAGGGGGTGACGAAAGGGGCCCGAGGGCGATTCCCCGACGTTCGAGGTGCTGGTTGACGAGTTCAAAATGTTCTAATTCTTCGCGGGCTATGCTCGTGAGGGCGCGCACTAACTCGCTATTGGACGGATAGCGAAACATCAAATTTAACGCCACTCCGGCGGCTTTACGTTCGCAGTGGGAATGATCGAGCAAGATCGTGTCGAGATGGGCGATCGCTTGCTCGATCCAAGCGGGAGAGGTGGGGGTTCGCAGAAATTCGATCGTCGGTAGGGGGGGACGGTTCATCGGTGAGCAGTTGGTTTCAGGAATAGCGATCGCTGTTTGATTTTACGCGAAAGTGACGGGCGATCGCTCCCTACTCTTCTCCCCCTAGTCAGGATCGTGCCGTTCAAGTCACACTAGAGACACCCGGTTAATGGGGTCGGGGTGCGTCAAGCTTGTTGTTTCTGTTGAGTTGACGGATTTATGTTTCTCGACCGTTCTGTGAAACGCTCCCGACTGTCTTTTCGGCGCGATCGCACCCGTTCCTCGTGGGGATTGGCCCTCTTGCTCGCCGCAAGCACTACGGCGTTGGCGATCGACATGTTACGGGATTGGCCCGTGGGAGAATTGGCGACGATCCCCTCGCCGTCCATCTCCTCAGAAGACCCCTCGTTGGCGGCGGACGGCGATCGCCCCTCCGTAGAATCGACCCCGGACTCTTCCGGTCAACCGCCCGCGCCTCAAGCGTCTCCCCTCCCTCGAAATGGGGCGATCGCCACCCTCGTCAATGCCAAAATTGCCAACTACGGGCGCGACGTTCCCGACCTCCCCGCCACCGTGTCGGCGCAACAAATCGAATTTCCCGACCTCGCCTATCCGCGATCGCAACAGCGTCAGGACGAACAATTACTGATTTTAAGCGTTCTCGTCACTGCCAACGGCAATCCCCAGCTCATTGCCCTTTACCCGGAGTACCTCAGCCCGTCCTACGACGACCTCGCCCACCAAGTTTTGGAAACTTGGGAGTTTCAGCCCGCCGAGATGGGCGATCGACCCGTGGCGAGCTTGCTCGATCTCTATCTCAAACTCGATCCACTTTGAGCTGGGGTATTGCGCCCTGCACAACTTATGTTAATATGAGTTTCACGTGACTGGCGCGGGCATAGTTTAGTGGTAAAACCATAGCCTTCCAAGCTATTGATGCGGGTTCGATTCCCGCTGCCCGCTTTTGAGATTAACTGGCTTCCCTATTTTCCGATCGCGCCGCGATCGCCAGTACCAAGCATAACGCCGAAATCGCCTTTTGCCATTCTTGACGGACGCGATCTTCTTCTACAGCGTCAAAGGTTCCCACCAAGCGAGGAATCGACGCTTCTAACGCCGGAAGGGGAACCGGACGGTGTAACTCGACCAAACGCTGCAAACTTTCTTGGTTATTGAGAAATCCGATCGTCCATTTAATCGTATGATCCGGACTGTCGGGCACTCGTTTGAGTTTTAACTCGTTCTTCAACCACGCATAAAACGGCGGCAATTGTTTCGCTAACGTCTGTCCGGCAGTCGGTAGGGTTTCTTTGAGTAATTC from Oxynema aestuarii AP17 harbors:
- a CDS encoding tRNA-(ms[2]io[6]A)-hydroxylase, coding for MNRPPLPTIEFLRTPTSPAWIEQAIAHLDTILLDHSHCERKAAGVALNLMFRYPSNSELVRALTSIAREELEHFELVNQHLERRGIALGPLSSPPYAAGLKAQIRPQEPDRLLDSLLVAGAIEARSHERLGLLASHCPDPELAKFYRSLMASEARHYGTYWILATTYFDRDRVSARLNELAAVESELLSTLHPEPRIHS